In Cydia splendana unplaced genomic scaffold, ilCydSple1.2 scaffold_96_ctg1, whole genome shotgun sequence, a genomic segment contains:
- the LOC134805977 gene encoding uncharacterized protein LOC134805977 produces MANVLKCNTCNIVINELLCYIQNKLSVIDDDTLVRLCRTSFSSEEIKKSKCLLFDSVSTDHRKISRKNSGKEVRDLEDIVALLRSVEIDKVPVFVARKLENLPPITVDHLDCTKLLKDLAKMQNDITLIKSSYATITQLEELRLDLNNMKYASIPQSPFSKVNARRGAWMYDSGPIGLSHCSTNSEKENSSCTSQVSPTIPLNNDNKINNRQLSPKKQSPHKNIQVKCHNNNEIATSNPLLSVEVSHPPLPEIAEPCAQAAKECDTDTHCAVTDNNSYPRDDNNSENGEWITKTYKRNKPNYRYAGKRGLACDAQNNVKFRAAERKIPIFISNVNKDCLESDIINYVKDKTQETIILEKLNIQKKSHNAFKFFVLESKESLFLDAKIWPKGIIVFKRFVHFRQSTANRKTSVDGTHNSIHNGKNK; encoded by the coding sequence ATGGCGAATGTGCTTAAATGTAACACGTGTAATATCGTTATTAATGAACTGTTGTGCTACATACAGAATAAACTATCGGTAATAGATGACGACACTTTAGTGCGCCTTTGTAGAACGTCGTTTTCCAGCGAAgagataaaaaaatcaaaatgtttattgtttgaTTCTGTGTCGACCGATCATCGCAAAATATCGCGAAAAAACAGTGGCAAGGAGGTTCGAGACTTGGAGGACATTGTGGCACTACTACGATCAGTCGAAATAGATAAAGTGCCCGTGTTCGTTGCGCGTAAACTCGAGAACTTACCTCCAATAACGGTAGATCATTTAGACTGTACAAAACTGTTAAAAGATCTCGCAAAGATGCAAAATGACATTACGCTAATAAAATCTTCTTATGCTACAATAACTCAACTTGAGGAGCTACGTTTGGAtttaaataatatgaaatatGCGTCAATACCGCAATCCCCCTTTAGCAAGGTGAATGCGAGGCGGGGAGCGTGGATGTATGACAGTGGCCCAATTGGGCTATCCCACTGTTCCACAAACTCAGAAAAAGAGAACTCTTCCTGCACGTCACAAGTATCTCCTACTATACCGCTAAATAATGATAATAAGATAAACAATAGGCAGTTATCTCCGAAGAAACAATCGCCACACAAAAATATTCAAGTAAAGTGTCACAATAACAACGAAATCGCAACATCGAATCCGTTATTATCCGTTGAGGTGAGTCATCCTCCCCTACCGGAGATTGCTGAACCGTGTGCGCAAGCGGCCAAGGAATGTGATACGGATACCCACTGCGCGGTGACAGACAACAACAGCTACCCGCGCGACGACAATAATAGTGAAAACGGTGAATGGATTACAAAGACCTATAAGCGTAATAAACCGAATTACCGTTATGCGGGAAAACGAGGCTTAGCCTGCGATGCGCAAAACAATGTTAAGTTTAGGGCGGCCGAGAGGAAAATACCGATTTTTatctcaaatgtaaacaaagATTGCCTTGAATCCGATATTATAAACTATGTCAAGGACAAAACACAGGAAACCATAATATTAGAAAaactaaatatccaaaaaaaatccCATAATGCATTCAAGTTTTTCGTATTGGAAAGTAAAGAGTCACTTTTCCTGGATGCTAAAATATGGCCTAAGGGCATCATAGTATTTAAGAGATTTGTGCATTTTAGGCAAAGCACGGCGAACAGAAAGACATCTGTTGACGGCACACATAATAGCATTCATAATGGAAAAAACAAATAa